A single genomic interval of Corylus avellana chromosome ca10, CavTom2PMs-1.0 harbors:
- the LOC132164189 gene encoding uncharacterized protein LOC132164189 translates to MNLPTRIAAAQRLPLLYARALPFPFLRGAPKLGFVSFSHQSRRLRVRFSIKMAQSLEICDVGVENKLGVVRPATEEYAEEAIEALKAGKVIAVPTDTLYGFACDACSLEAVNRIYEIKGRKLTSPLAICVGDVSDIKRFAVTDHLPHGLLDSLLPGPVTVILRRGESSILEKSLNPELDSVGVRVPDCNFIRAIARGSGSALALTSANLSGQPSSVCIKDFENLWQHCAFVYDGGLLPAGRAGSTIVDLTRVGKYKIVRPGSAQEETVAILERHSLVEEATVT, encoded by the exons ATGAATCTTCCCACAAGAATAGCGGCAGCACAGAGACTGCCTCTTCTCTACGCTCGTGCTCTTCCTTTCCCCTTTCTCCGAG GGGCGCCCAAACTTGGGTTTGTGTCGTTTTCGCACCAGAGCCGGAGATTGAGAGTGAGGTTTTCGATTAAAATGGCTCAGAGTTTGGAGATATGCGATGTGGGTGTTGAAAACAAGCTGGGGGTGGTTCGCCCTGCCACAGAAGAGTACGCTGAGGAGGCAATTGAAGCTCTTAAAGCTGGCAAGGTTATTGCTGTGCCCACGGATACACTCTACGGATTCGCTTGTGATGCTTG TTCTTTGGAAGCAGTTAATAGGATTTACGAGATTAAAGGACGTAAACTTACTAGCCCTCTCGCAATATGTGTTGGGGATGTATCAGATATAAAGCGCTTTGCAGTCACAGACCATTTGCCTCATGGCTTGCTTGATTCTCTCCTTCCAGGACCTGTTACTGTCATACTAAGGCGAG GAGAGTCAAGTATTCTTGAGAAGTCTTTGAACCCAGAATTGGATAGTGTAGGAGTCCGAGTGCCTGACTGTAACTTTATAAGGGCTATTGCTCGTGGTTCGGGAAGTGCACTGGCCCTTACAAGTGCAAATCTAAGTGGGCAGCCAAGTAGTGTCTGCATCAAAGATTTTGAGAACCTTTGGCAACACTGTGCATTTGTTTACGACGGTGGTTTGCTTCCAGCCGGTCGAGCAGGCTCTACAATTGTGGACCTAACCAGGGTGGGAAAGTACAAGATTGTTAGACCTGGAAG TGCACAGGAAG